CAGAAGCGGATTCTTCCTCGTTAGACAACTCATGTTTTGTGGCCACTGTCACATCATTCAATCTACTCATATATACACTGGTATATATATCCCATTTATCATACTAATATAGTTTCATCACTCACTTGATTTGACTCTGGTGGTATTTGCAGTATCTTCCGCAACACTTCACAAGCTCAAACGGTCTTACAAGAGAATCCCACAAGATTGTTTTAATAGATGGAGAGGGAAGATCATGGACACTGGATCTGAGGTTCAATGCCTCATCAGATACTTTTTACATGACCCGGGGTTGGAGAAGTTTCTGTGAAGAAAACGGCCAAGAAGCTGGAGGCTTCTTCACGTTTAAACTTGTGGGAAACGGGGAAACTCTTGTGCTAAGTTTCCGCCCAACAGAATCTACCAGTAGTACAAGGCAAAGAGACTCTTCTGAAGAAGAGGACACAGAATGGGAGACTGGTGAAGACGAGCCGTTAATGGAGACAGAAAAGAAGAAGTGTAATCCAAAAGGAAGAGCTGTGCCCTATTCATCGTAACATTTACACTTCCACTTGATTATTTCAGAATTGAACGTTTGGTAAGTtttaggaaagaaaaaaaaaagaacaactcTTGATTGTCTCTTATTTTTTGATAGGTGATTGCACCTCTTTTCCGGAAACCCAAACATTTTGTAAATAGTTTCTCGTTTTGAATCCCAAACATTTTGTAAATAGTTTCTCGTTTTGAATCCTAGTGGCGGAGTGCCTACTAGACACTCCTTTACCACTAGGCCAACCTATTTGGTATCATGTCTCCTATtaatcctctgtttttttttgtatctataGAGTCTTCCAAAGCAATTCTTGAGGGAGAATGGCATAAACAAGCCTGGAGAGATATGTTTATTAGATAAAGATGGTATGAAGTGGCCGACAAGCCTTCTACGAGACAAGAAAGGAATAATGAGTTTGGGAAAGGGTTGGAAAGAATTTGTCAAATCAAACGGCTTAGCTTCAGGATTCACACTCAAGTTGATATGGGAAGACACAACTCCTGCGTTTAGTTTGTGCTGTCCAGAATCCACCAGTGACAAAGAGCAACAAGAGTATTTCAAACATATCAAGAAACAGTCTCTTTACATAGATCCTAGCAACAACGGAGACAATAGCAGCAAAGATTCATCTCCATCAAGCCAAAACCGATTGGTAACAATAAAAATCAGACCCGACATTCTCACATGTAATAGAATGGTAAATTCTAACTCTTTGTACTCTTCATTAGTTCAATCACATTTAAGAGAATACAATATTTTAACTGTTCCTTTCTAATATTTTTCCAGCGTCTTCCAAAGCAATTCGTGATGGAGAGCAACATGAACAAGCCTGGAACGATATATCTGTTGGGCAAAGATGATACAAAGTGGACGACAAAGCTTGTGAAGGAAAGAGACGGGAGAATGAAACTGGGAAGTGGCTGGACAGTTTTTGCTGAAGCAAACGGCTTTAAGCCAGGCGAATCCGTTACGTTGGAGTCGGTATGGGAAGATGGGACTCCTATGATCAGGTTTCTCCGTACAGGTTCTAACAGCTCAAAAGATACCAAGAAAGAGTCGGTTTCCATGGAAGTCATAGAGCCTAGAACGAGTGGTTCATCTTCAGAGATCCATGACCGGTTCGTGACATTAACACTATTACCTGAAGATGTCAAAGCCGGTGTACTGGTAAGTTCGTCAAACAACTCTGGTATCagacatgaattatatatagtTTCTGTCTTGAAATTCTAATTTGGTAATGAGATGTGTGTTTTGttcaaatacttttttttttgtagattatTCCTAGTCAGCTCTTGGAGGCTAATGGCGTCAACAAACTTGGGAAGATAACTATTTTGggtgaaaaaaaaatggagttgTCAGGATATCTATTGTCAAGAGGTGGAACTGTTGCTTTGGAAAATGGTTGGGGTGAGTTTTGTGAAGCTAATGGAGTAAAGCTAGGAGAGTCTTTCACTTTGGAGTTCATTAAGAAACCAGACAAAACAACTCATGTATTCAAGTTTTGTTCTCTAGGGAGACTCACAAATAGTCACCAACATGTTAATTAGATATAGAAGTTGTTCCAGGTGGTGACTACTCTCCATCCTCCCTGGTAGTAAATCAGAGCACATTTTTTACTAATGATATACACGTATTATCAGTGACTGCGAGTAAACAAACGGCAATGTTAATAGGCAATGaaacctttttattttgtcaCGTAACTTCTTACATTTTCATTTGTTTATTAACCGCCAGGACTGATCAGTTATGTTTTCGCCCATCACTTCTGCACACTTCActgttagagcatgattaatgagcGTTTTTAGGATGAggttcttaacggaatataagaacccgtttaagaaccgattcttagtttttttagttaaaagttaagagacgggttcttatattccgctaagaactcccCATGAATCATCTTATTACTTTTTCAACCAAAAAGAACATAGAAAATGTCAAGAGTACTTCAGATCACGCTTGTTCAATTACTTTAGCTCACTCTTAATATCTGAAGTCAAATCTCACTTTTGAGTTTATCGAAACGCATGGAGACTAGTAGAGTGCACGTGTCTTCCTCTGAAACCAAGCCCTTAAATGGATATACagaaatcaagaaacaaataGCTCAgcaataaatttatatgttactAGTCTTTTACACAAAATTTATTCAAGACTCTTTGGTGAAATGTTGTGTTTCTTACACACTTTCCACCATGAAATTTAGAGCTAGAGGGTAAGAGATCTAGAAACTTGGAGAACATGGTGAGCCAACATTTCTTTCAGCCTCTTCTTCCCGGCTTCCACAGCCACTTGGTACTCAATCTCTCTTCTTTCATTTAAAAGTCTTTCTCTGAGAAGCTAATTTAGAAAGGTGGTTCTGGTTTATTTGTATATGCATGTTGCTTCAGACCATTCCTGTAGCCTTCTGCTCCAAGCATGTAGAAGGAAGAAATGAGCACATGACTACGGCGAAGCTGAGATCAGACATATCGGACGATATAACCTGGAAAGTGAAGATAGAAGATGGCCGGAAACTCACTGATGGTTGGAAAGAGTTCGCTCTCGCGCACGATCTACGAGTTGGTGACATTGTCATTTTCAGACAAGAGAAAGACATGGCTTTCCACATTACACTGTTCGGACCCAGTTGCTGTGAGATTCAGTATGGATCTTGtttgaaaaagaagaacaagCTCAAGCTCAGTGAGTTGTTTACAATACGGAACCAGCTTTGATTATGACAAGTTGAATTTTTATTCTTggtctttctttctttatttcagGTAAGATtcaaaacaagaagaaagtgaagaagaagaataagaaaaaatatgtaGAGTCTTCTTTGCTAGATCCCTCTTGTTTTGTGAATAATGTCAGGCCTTCAAGCCTCCGAGATAACAGACTGGTACTCTACTCCTAACTTGAACCAAAAAACTCTTATTATAGTACTGTCTGAATTTGATCAAAACCATGTTCTGTTGTAATGAATTTCCAGACTCTTCCAAAGCGTTTTGTGAGGGAAAATGGTCTAGAGACAAGATGTGGAGAGATTGTTCTGATGAATGAAAAGGGTAGATCATGGAATTTAAATTTGGCACGAAAGGATTCATGTGGAACTATGTCTATCACTGGAGGATGGAAAAGCTTCTGTAATGCCAGTGGACTTCGAGCTGGAAGTTTATTTACTTTCAAACTGATCAAAAGAGGAGACACTCTGGTTCTACTCAAGTCCCCCTCTTCCATAAAGTCTGCAGAAGAAGATTGCTTAGAAGCTTATGAGATAGAGCCGGACAGAGAAGAAGCAAGCAACCAAGATGAGAAGCCTAGACTGTTATGGAAAGCCTCTACATCTTCACCATCTCAGAAAAAGCCTAGATCCTTATGGAAAGCCTCTACATCATCACCAAGCCAAAACCTATTTCTGACATTAACTCTCAAAACTTCGGACGTCAAAAACTCAAGACTGGTCAGTTTCATCAACTTTGTCTTTTTACATTCTATCAGTCTTGaatcctttttttattttaatatttgatgcAGTTTATCCCGGTAAACTTCACAAGGCTGCATGGCATCAACAAGGAAACTGAAATGGCTATGTTGGATAAAAACGGTGTGAAGTGGTCTACGTCTCTACGGTCTGAGACGAGTGGTGGTGATAGAATAAGATTGGTGGGAGGTTGGAAAGAGTTCTTCAAAGCTAACTGTGTGGAGATTGGTGAATCCATCATTGTGAAGCTGATTTGGGAAGGAGACAAAAGTTGTGTCCTTGAGTTCTACTCCAAGGTGAAGCAAGAGACCAAATGAAATATGTGGCtgagtgtgttttttttttttgagctttTGCAAATACCCAAGACGAATTGAAATGAATCAATGTTACTTTTAGGTCTGCTGTAGGATCCCAGTGTTGGGATCTGTGAGTGTTGAATTAACTTCAGTTGAGAATACTCTGATTTCAAGAAGTCTCAACATCTCACAAAAACAACCAAAGATAGAGGTAGATAAAGAAACACTTAAAAGGCAACGAAGTAAAGGTGGCGACAAATCACAAAACAGGCCCTTGGAATAAAAGTTTTGGCCTTATTTCTAGTAAAAATGTAGTGTGGTGGGTGAGATCGGAGGAAACGACTACATCTACGGTTTCTTCCAAGGCAGTGCCATGCAAGACATGATCCGAGCTGGTGGAGTTAACGTGGTCGTTCCAACAAACTTCTGTTTTCCGATTTGTTTAAACTTTTGTCCCCCAATGAGCCTTCCAAACGATTTCTTTTCAACAAAACGGTTATATTTAATCTAATGGCCCAAATGGCTTAACTGAGTACAACCGGAAATAAACTAAACGGGAAATTGATAAACATAAACTACAAAAGTGAAAGGAAAGATAGATGTGTTTAATGAGTGAAAAGATTCGAAGAGACATTTCACTTGAAATCCAAAGTTGGGTTATAAATAAAGTTGgatatgaattagtattttagGTATTTTTCGTCTTTCGGTCGGgtactttcaatttttttttgctcctAAATATCCAAACTGAGCTAGACTATTACGTACCCAAATTACATGTATTTTAGGGTTATTTGAATTATGGACTCTTACTGACTCGATTCCAAAAAGAATCAAACTGAACCATAAccgaaaatatttcaaataccTAATTGGATCCAAATATCGAGGACTCGAAGAAttcggattaaaaaaaaaattacccgacctaaaccgaaaaccgaatgaGTATTCTAAGATATccaaatgtaaatatatattagttatattttaaaattaggtcGGTTCAGGTATTACAAACATGACAAACATGTTTCAGATACATTGGTTATTTGGTTATTTTCAGGTTCATATACATTAGAACCGAACATATCCGTATCTGGGAGGACCGACTCGAACCCTACCCAAGAACTCAAAAACTCTAATACCCTAAAGAACTGACTCGTACCCAAATGGGTACCCGAATGCTCATTCATACACTTAGGCCTGGACGTTTGGGTCTTTGAGTTTGGTTTGGTCCAATTTTTTTCGGGTCTGGGTCCTTCGGATCCTAGAAATTTGGATCTAATAGGTATTCGTAAATTTTTTTCGGGTTTGGGTCAGTTCTTAGCACAAGATACGCATATTTAGGGTTGAATATTAAGAAGATCTGATATGCTTTTTTAGTTGGAGGAATAAGGAATATTATTGGAATATAAATTCTACACGATAATGTTTATCCAGTTAAAGTAggtaacataatttttttgcaCGGAAAATTATCATGTATTGTAGTTAATACGAAACTTGTAGATCAAGTATTCTAAGATTTCggtttttatgtatttaaaatcGTATCGAGCAGATTGTTTCGAAAATCTATTCAGTTAAAGTAGGTTAGAGAAATTTATGCTAGCAAATTAATAACTTATGGTCGTTAAtactaaatttgaaaatattataacaatataTAGTTAGGATAACGTGGTTATTATAAACTTGATCCGATTTCTTAAAAACAGACTTTAACTTTGATAGATAAGAATGAATTAATAAAGAACGAACTTCTCAGATTAAGAACGAACTAAGAACCCTCTCAAAGAAGAGACTTGGTATAAGCACTAATACTTTGCCATATTAGATTGATTCAAAATGATACAGTATTTTACCAGATAAGTTTTATTCAAAATGATACAGTATATGTAAGGTTATGCTCTGAATCATTTTGGCAGATTGAGAATGAATGTGTTGTTTCATCGAAGTTAGGGTATGATCTGGTCTTTTAATTGAATGAGAGTATTGACATTTGGCGTTTGGGTAAAGAGGAATACATGTGATATGATTATTGTACAGATAACTGTCATCGACATTAGCAGGGACTCAATGAATAAACTATATAGTGTATAGTGTCTTGTGTATAACATGTATTGTGTTCTATAGTATCGTGTAGAACATGTTTTGGTCTGTCAAATATAAAGTTGTTATACTACTGGTTTAGATAAGCCGTAATAAATATAGTTAGCTAAACATACggttatattttgttattggGCTAATAGATGGTAAGACCAAATAATTGTTACATAGATGAAAGGGTGCAGTAAActtgtataagtagattttttcagaatgattctcaattaatagaatagatgtATCTAATTATCAATGAAACTCAATTTATAGCAGTGAATGTTtacaatatatgtttttaagtcaagtaaatctagattaaattaaaatagaaaaccaagaaaaataagaaatgtaacaaaaagaagaaaaaaagggtTAATCTCAagatttacaccaaaaaaatgtCATAATAACAAAGATTTAAGAGGCCCAATtttcttgagagagagagagagtataaaAGCAAAGCAGAGGAGGTTCTCTCTCGACATCTCCGAATCGAAtctgagaaagaagaagaagaagaaagcttcgAGATCGATGTTAGATGCATGAAGTAGGATCAACGTGGGATCTCAATTTCTTCACGCAGCTCGTATTGACTCTCCTCATCCTCTCCCTCGGTCTCCTCTTCTTCGTCAAACGAACGGCGGCCAACTACTTCGAGGTCGGCGGCGCCTCCGGTGGTTTCCACCGCCGAAATTTCATGGTTCCCCCCGACGCGGCTGAATGCTCCGTCTGTGGGAAGCTCTCCACCAAGAAGTGCTCTCGTTGCAAATCCGTTCGATACTGGTATTTATCACCcgccctcctcctcctccttctcctcttttgattagggttttaatggATTTCGATGTAGACTCTTTTGTTATTACAGAACAGTCTTGCTTCTGTCTGaaagttttgatattttagCCATATCACCAATGTTTGTTTTATTATGTTTCTACAGAACAGTCTTGCTTTTGTCTGAAAGTTTTGATATTTAGCAATCCTCTAGGTCAATCAATGTTTGTTTTATTATGTTTCTACAGAACAGTCTTGCTTTTGTCCGAAAGTTTTGATATTTAACAACAATCCTCTAGATCAATCAATGTTTGTTTTATTATGTTTCTACAGAACAGTCTTGCTTTTGTCTGAAAGTTTTGATATTTAGCAATCCTCTAGGTCAATCAATGTTTGTTTTATTATGTTTCTACAGAACAGTCTTGCTTTTGTCCGAAAGTTTTGATATTTAACAACAATCCTCTAGATCAATCAATGTTTGTTTTATTATGTTTCTACAGAACAGTCTTGCTTTTGTCTGAAAGTTTTGATATTTAGCAATCCTCTAGGTCAATCAATGTTTGTTTTATTATGTTTCTACAGAACAGTCTTGCTTTTGTCCGAAAGTTTTGATATTTAACAACAATCCTCTAGATCAATCAATGTTTGTTT
The window above is part of the Brassica napus cultivar Da-Ae chromosome C8, Da-Ae, whole genome shotgun sequence genome. Proteins encoded here:
- the LOC106362587 gene encoding B3 domain-containing protein REM13-like, with product MAKSTLLHPQFFHTLVPGCGFHTHLIIPLDFFSKYIEGRSVDNTAQLKSDSSDITWQVKMSGPILSDGWREFTVAHSLQAGHLILVRYEGDMVFHVSHCLEIPSNNNKHSHPRTDVDDLPNKKKRAKTNSNETEADSSSLDNSCFVATVTSFNLLIYTLYLPQHFTSSNGLTRESHKIVLIDGEGRSWTLDLRFNASSDTFYMTRGWRSFCEENGQEAGGFFTFKLVGNGETLVLSFRPTESTSSTRQRDSSEEEDTEWETGEDEPLMETEKKKCNPKGRASLPKQFLRENGINKPGEICLLDKDGMKWPTSLLRDKKGIMSLGKGWKEFVKSNGLASGFTLKLIWEDTTPAFSLCCPESTSDKEQQEYFKHIKKQSLYIDPSNNGDNSSKDSSPSSQNRLVTIKIRPDILTCNRMRLPKQFVMESNMNKPGTIYLLGKDDTKWTTKLVKERDGRMKLGSGWTVFAEANGFKPGESVTLESVWEDGTPMIRFLRTGSNSSKDTKKESVSMEVIEPRTSGSSSEIHDRFVTLTLLPEDVKAGVLIIPSQLLEANGVNKLGKITILGEKKMELSGYLLSRGGTVALENGWGEFCEANGVKLGESFTLEFIKKPDKTTHVFKFCSLGRLTNSHQHVN
- the LOC106363973 gene encoding B3 domain-containing protein REM14 yields the protein MVSQHFFQPLLPGFHSHLTIPVAFCSKHVEGRNEHMTTAKLRSDISDDITWKVKIEDGRKLTDGWKEFALAHDLRVGDIVIFRQEKDMAFHITLFGPSCCEIQYGSCLKKKNKLKLSKIQNKKKVKKKNKKKYVESSLLDPSCFVNNVRPSSLRDNRLTLPKRFVRENGLETRCGEIVLMNEKGRSWNLNLARKDSCGTMSITGGWKSFCNASGLRAGSLFTFKLIKRGDTLVLLKSPSSIKSAEEDCLEAYEIEPDREEASNQDEKPRLLWKASTSSPSQKKPRSLWKASTSSPSQNLFLTLTLKTSDVKNSRLFIPVNFTRLHGINKETEMAMLDKNGVKWSTSLRSETSGGDRIRLVGGWKEFFKANCVEIGESIIVKLIWEGDKSCVLEFYSKVKQETK